GTCATTAACAATGGTTGCTGAGGTCTGGCATGACGAACATCCTGCTTATGGGCCATGGCCCATGGCCATTACTATCCAATGTTATGTTGCCCCGAGTACTACCAAGTTACATCACCATATtaatggattttatttttctttatttttctttgtttttctttcattttaaaaatttacaatctcaGTATTTCATGTTTCAATCCCTTTtaatttcattcatttttttttaaaaaaaaaaaagaaaaaaaaaaaagcaaagcttatatatatatattttttttgaattttcactttGTTTTTAGGGGATGTTTTGggcattttaataaaaaagaggttaaaatatttaaagggaccaaaacaaataatacccgcattgcaaatttttaaacttgaagATTATCATTGTAAAACTGTTTACGGTTCGGGGAGAGTGTTTCAGAGAATGTAAGTAATGGagttttcccaaaacttttaagagaagaaagaaattaattaaactaattaatcaaGAGCAAACAattataaactatatatatgcattaattGAAAGTTGCAGGTAATttaaaatatagggaaaatacactttatctcCCTAAACTATTCACCCATgtgcacttttaaccccaatgttttaaaagtgacactttaccttTAAAGTATTTGACATTGACACTTGGCCCCATGAAACAGACTTTACcctcttgaaattttttgaattgataTTTTATCTcctgagttgacactttacccctcaaAACTTAGTTACTCCTAAGTTTTGGGGGTAAAGtgttaactcaaaatacttcagggggcatgacaaaaaaaaaaaaaaaaaaacttcaggagggtaaagtgtacttcatgaGATCGAGTGCCGATGTCAGATACTTTAGAGGGtaaaatatcactttttaaacatgaaggttaaaagtgcaaataagTGAATAGTTTAagaggtaaagtgtattttctccttAAAACATTCATATTTcgttacaagtttttttttttttttctaagcaaataaggaaagggCTACATGGGAGGATCTTTATTACTTCTGATccgaaaggaaaaagaaatgggAGATCCTAACAACAaaaaaggggtgggctccccaacaacaaacccaaaacgaACTAAAACAGTGcaacaataattacaaatggTAGGAAATGGGTCAAACAAGTGACCCGGTCCTCTCAAAGGGCCGCACAAGACGGTACTAGAAGCTAAAGGGGCTCAGAACCCCAGATGTCACCAGTTTATTCATTGGCTAATGATATATGGAGAAGAATGGCATGTTTGcattttaaataattgttttgtcaATAAGATTGGGAGCCCTACCTAAAAGTACGTGTGCCTCCCACCGTCCCACGCGATGTTGCACTTCAGCCACGTGCATGTCTGTGGTAAGCCCAGTTAGGGCACGTGCAGTTTACGTGTCCAATCTCTGCTAAGTTCTCTCTAGGTAGAGAAGTATATAGTATTCCAAGTGGGgacaaagaaaaggaagaattgACGTCAACTCATACAAATCTTCTTATTttacttcctcttcttcttaaTTTGTGATTTACAAGTCTATGATTGATACTGTGTTTTAGTTTAAGGGTATAATTgagtttgcgattttaaaaatagtgatttgaaaatgtgatttttaaaaatgcaattaaatatttggtaaaattgcaatttggtgTTTAAAACCATATTTGGCAAAAAAGTACCAATTCGTCTACGATTTGAAAAACGTAATTccaaatgatcaattttttacgatgtttaaaatcacactttttgtcTAAGAAATCGCAATCTCTAACGCACCCTAATTCATAAACCAATCTTATAcctttgacattgcgattttgtaaataaaaaatgtaacttTAAATCAAATCGCAGAATATAAGTTGTTTAagattgcatttttaaaaaaattcaatttgaaaacataaaaaatatgggttttcaaatcgcaagtaagagctttttaaaaaaaatgtacaattaaAAGGTTAATATGTGATTTTGTGAAGCGCAAGTAAGGATGCATGGTATCCTTTAAAATCCATCACCTAAACTAGAATAATTgcataaaaatatgcataaaccaatgtgaatgctTTAACAATACCAACTTCCAACCAATCctatttatattatatagtgTAGTTTCTAGTTTAGCTTCCCATAGTAAATGGTTAATAAATAAGTATTATTGCTTAGGTAATTGGCTTAAGTCTTAACAATCTTACAATTTCATAATCCAATCTCCAACCAATCCTCAACCAATTAATCTTATAAATACATGTCATCATCCTCTCCCTTGATTAACAATCCAAATCCCAAACAACCAATCCACCATGTGTTGTTGTGCATTATCACCGGCGCCACTGGTGCCATCCAATTATAATGGATGGTACTTATTAGAGAATAATCCCATAACCAATTACCAGAGCTATGTGCATGGAGACCCCGAGATATCGAAGATATCGGAGTCACTCATCAATTTCTCTACTAATTATCATCCGACACAACTCCAGCTCGACCCGGCAAGACCACCGACAGCCATTACTGGTGATTCCAAAATTGTGTCGAAGAAGATTTTCCATAACGCCAGCGAGCGTGATCGTCGTAAGAAGATGAATGGTTTGTACTCCACTCTCCGTTCCCTGCTTCCAGGGGCAGAcgaaatggtatatatatataattaccttCGGATTTGTATCTCTTGggtctctttttgtttttgtttttgtttttttttttctttttcatgacTATTTTGATGATGTCGTTATACGTTGACAGAAGAAACCAAGCATTCCGACAACAGTTTCACGGGTGGTGAAGTACATACCAGAGCTACAGGAGCAAGTGATGGGGCTGATTCAAAAGAAGGAGGACCTTTTGTCGAGGATTTGTGGGGAAGGAGATCTTGAAACTCGTCAAGAGAAGAAACCAAAAAGCAAAGCTTGGAGTTCATTGTCGACAGTTACAGCAACTCAACTTGATGGTGGAGGAGAAGTAGTGATTCAAATATCGACATATGCGGTGCACAAGAATGCATTATTGTCTGAGATCCTTGTCTGTTTAGAGGATGATGGGCTTGTGCTGCTAAACGCCTCATCCTTTGAGTCCA
Above is a genomic segment from Corylus avellana chromosome ca9, CavTom2PMs-1.0 containing:
- the LOC132162256 gene encoding transcription factor ORG2-like, whose translation is MCCCALSPAPLVPSNYNGWYLLENNPITNYQSYVHGDPEISKISESLINFSTNYHPTQLQLDPARPPTAITGDSKIVSKKIFHNASERDRRKKMNGLYSTLRSLLPGADEMKKPSIPTTVSRVVKYIPELQEQVMGLIQKKEDLLSRICGEGDLETRQEKKPKSKAWSSLSTVTATQLDGGGEVVIQISTYAVHKNALLSEILVCLEDDGLVLLNASSFESIEGRVFFNLHLQVERRERLECESLSEKLISLFDKREAPQPSMIPDNFNR